Below is a window of Caldicellulosiruptoraceae bacterium PP1 DNA.
ATAAATCTCAAAAAGTTGTAATTGCTTGGGCTTCATTTGACCCTGCTGTTTTAACAGTATTAAATGAAAAAAGTGAGTTTTATTATAAAAAACATTTTAATTCGATTGATGATATTCAACTTTGGGCAAAGGAAAATTATACCGAAATTTTAAAACAAGATGAACTGATTGATAATAAATTTAGAAATGAAAATATAAAGCCAACCCTATCAAAACTATTAGCATACACGCTACATTCATACTTGATAAATACTTGGCTTGTTGTAACACCAAAAGGCCAAGATTGGTTTACAGTCTGGGAGGGAAGCTGCTATTTCCACTCAACTGTGGATGTTGAACACACACAATTTCCATTTTATCTATACATGTGGCCTGAACTTCTTGAAATGGAACTTAATGAATGGGTATACTTTGGCAAAGATGGACAGATAGCATTAGGTGAAAGTGGAAAGGATACCTTATTCTTATCACACGATATGGGTGTTCATTGCAATTGCAGTGGTCAAGCTTATCCACATGATATGGAGGTTGAGGAAAACTGCAATTATATACTACTTGCATTTATGCATTGGAAGAAAACAGGTAATGATTCGGTTATTAAAAACCATACAGACTTTATTATAAAACTTTTAGATTTTATTCTAAAATGTGATATTGATGATGATGGTATCTGCGAGATTGGATGCACAAATACAATTGATGATGCATCACCTGCTATACAATTTGCTAAAAAACAGGTTTATCTTAGCGTAAAAGCTGCTTGTGCAGTTTATGCAGGATATATGATTTTGGATTATTTAGGTATAGATGCCCAAAAGTATTTGGAATTTTCAAAAAAAGCAATACAAAAGGTTGAAAATGAAGGATGGTTAAATGACCATTATGTTGTAACACTTCAGCCTGAAACAGAAGGTATTGTTAATCCATGGACTAAAGAGGTTTTAAAAGGGAAGGTTCCAGGTTGGGATGCATATCATATATACACTATGAACGGATTAGCTATTTTCGATTTACTTGGAATTGATTTTGAGATGGATAACCAAAAATTAAAAATTGATGCCATAAATGGTTGGAAAAATACATTAGGCAAATATGGTTGTAGACATTCAAGCTTTGTAAGATGGGAACAAGACGAAATACCACTTACATTAGAAGGATTAGCATCTACAAGTGATAAAAATGGCTGGATATCTATGAATATGTTAAGAGATATAACAGCATTAAAAAGAGGTTTAGACCTTACTGATAATTTAGAAAGATATTGGGATTGGCAGCTTACAACTAATACGCAAGGTATTTATATGTTTTTTGAAACATTTAATGGTAATAACCTTAACTTCTATCCAAGAGGTATTGCTGCATTTGGTTATCTTTACTTCTTGAATAAATAATTCAATATAAAAGGTAGGTAAAAGAAATGCTTATTCTAAATAGAGAGAATATAGAGAAAAACAAAGCAAAGTGGCAAGAAAAAGGATTTAAATTGCCTGAATTTGATTATAAAGCTATGCAAGAATATTCAATTAAAAATCCCGAATGGGTTCACTTTGGTGCAGGTAATATCTTTAGAGGCTTTGTTGCAATGTTGCAACAAAGCCTATTAGAACAAGGAAAATCAAATAGTGGCATAATAGCTGCTGAATCTTTTGATTATGAGATTATAGAAAAAATTTATAAACCTTATGATAATCTCAGCATTTTAGTAATAGCAAATTCTGATGGTAAACTTGAAAAATCAATTGTTTCAAGCATAAGTGAGAGCTTAGTTGCTGATATAGAAAACTCTTCTTATTGGAATAGACTTATAGAAATTTTTAAAAAACCTTCTCTTAAGATAGTTTCATTCACAATAACTGAAAAGGGATATAATCTCTACAACATAGATGGAGAATTTCTACCTATTGTTAGTTGGGATATTACAAATGGACCTTCAAGCGTTAAAACAGCTATGGGTAAGGTAGCAGCATTACTATATGAAAGATACAAATCAGGAGAATTTCCTATTTCGCTTTTAAGCTTAGACAATTGTTCTCACAATGGCCAAAAATTATACACAGCAGTAAGTACTATAGTAAAAGAGTGGGTAGATAAAGGATTTGTTGAAAGCGGATTTTATGACTATATTTCTAATCCTCAAAAAGTTTCATTCCCATGGAGCATGATTGATAAGATTGTTCCAAGGCCATCTGAACAGGTAAAACAAAACCTTATAAATGATGGAATAGGTAATATGGATATCATCTGCACAAATAAAAACACATATATTGCTCCATTTATAAATGCAGAGAAAGCACAATATCTTGTAATAGAAGATACTTTTGCAAATGGCAGACCTCCGCTTGAACTTGCTGGTGTATATTTTACGGATAGAGAAACTGTTGAAAATGTTGAAAGGATGAAGGTTCAGACATGCCTAAATCCACTTCATACAGCCTTAGCTATATTTGGCTGCTTGTTGGGATACAAATTAATAGCAGATGAAATGAAGGATAAAAGCCTTAAAGGCCTAATTGAAAAAATAGGGTATGAAGAAGGTATGAGGACTTGTGTTGATCCTAAAATAATAAGTCCATTAGCCTTTGTTAAAGAAGTTATTGAAGAAAGACTACCCAATCCATTTATTCCTGATACACCACAAAGGATTGCAACAGATACTTCGCAAAAAATGCCTATACGTTTTGGAGAAACTATTAAAGCTTACTGTATTAGAGAAGATTTAAATGTTGCAGACCTTGAATATATACCTTTAGTTATTGCAGGATGGTGTAGATACCTAATGGGCTTAGATGACAATTGGAATGAGTTCCAATTAAGTTCTGATCCTTTACTTGATGAGTTAAAGAAATATATATCAAAAATTGAAATAGGTAATATAAAATCTATAAAAGACAATCTAAAGCCTATTCTTTCTAATCCGCAATTGTTTGGTGTAAATCTTTATGAAGTAGGGTTAGGCTCAAAGGTTGAAAAGTACTTCAAAGAGATGATAAGTGAGATAGGATCAGTAAGAAAAACATTGGATAAATATATTAATATTTAAGAAAGAGGTGGATATAATATGTCGTTTAAAATGGTTTTTAGATGGTTTGGCGAAAACCATGATTCTGTAAAGTTAGAACAAATAAGGCAAATTCCTGGTATACATGGTGTTGTAGGTGCACTTTTTGATATACCAGTAGGTGAGGTTTGGCCAGAGAAAGATATTTTTGAACTTAAGGAAAAGATTAAATCACATGGATTATCATTTGAGGTTATCGAAAGTGTTAACATTCATGAAGATATCAAGTTAGGGCTCCCAAGCAGAGAAAGATATATAGAAAACTATAGAGAAACAATAAAAAACCTTAGTAAAGCAGGTATTAAAGTAATCTGTTACAATTTTATGCCTGTTTTTGATTGGACCAGAACAGAGCTTGCATATAAATTAGAAGATAAATCTGAAACAATGAGATATGATCACAATATTATTAAGAATTTGAAACCAGAAGATTTAGTAAAAACAGTCAATAGCACATCAGGTGGATTTACATTGCCAGGATGGGAGAAGGATAGGCTAAAAGAGTTAGAACCTGTTATGAAACAATATCAAGATATGACAGAGGAAAAACTTTTCAGCAATTTAGTATACTTTTTAGAAGCTATTATGCCTACATGTGAACAATATGATGTTAAAATGGCTATACATCCTGATGATCCACCCTGGTCAGTATTTAATCTTCCAAGGATTATAAAGAACTTTGACGATTTAAAAAGATTAACCGAAACAGTTGATAGTCCATATAACGGTATTACCTTATGTACAGGTTCACTTGGTGCTAATAAAGAAAATAATATTCCAGAAATAATAAGATATTTTGGAAGCAGAAAAAGAATACATTTTGCCCATGTAAGAAACTTGAAATTTACAGGCGATAGAGTATTTCATGAGACATCTCATTTATCGTCTGATGGTTCATTTGACATGTTTGAAATAATGAAGGCTTTATATGATGTGAGTTTTGATGGATATATAAGACCAGACCACGGAAGAATGATTTGGGGTGAAAAAGCAAGACCAGGCTATGGCCTTTATGATAGAGCACTTGGAATAGCATATTTAAATGGTTTGTGGGAAGCAATTGACAAGATGAATTTAAGATATAGATGAAGGGAGAAATCCTAAGATGGAGGCCCAAGAAGATAATTTTAATTATATAGAATTTTGGCAAGAGAATGAGTGGTGCCTTAAGAATTTTGATAAAAAAACAAGGATTCCTATTACTTTAAACTTTGATGATCATTTTCTTCAAGAATTGGTAGGACCATTTTCAACAATAGAATATTACAATAATCATCAATATAAAATAGATATTCATAAAAAAGCTAATGAGATACTTTATGAAAATTTGGGAAAAAGATTTTATTCTGAGGAAACAGATATTGAACCTTACCCAGTTAGGTTTGAAATACTAATGGGTGCAAACTATAAGATAACCGAAGGTTCAACCCCTTGGTTTGAATCAGAAGTAGAAAATATTGATGATGTTAAAAGATTAATTGAAAGATACCACAAATTTGATCTTAAAAATGAGATTTTCAAAGATAATCTATTGCAAAGAAAAGAAGAGTATGAAAAGAAGACAAACAAAAAAGTTTCTTGGGGACATTTTACAAGAGGCCCTGCAACACTTGCAACAAGTATAATTGGCACAACAAATCTATGTATTTTTATGATGGAAGAGGAAGATGTTATAAATGAGTTTTATGAAATAATGGGTGAAAAGTTAGTAGAATATTTGAAATTAATACGAGAAGCAAGTGGTAATTTTTCAAATAGCATAGCATTATTAGATGATGACTGCTTCTTATTTTCACCAAGCCTTTATGATAAATTTTGTGCTCCAGTATTAGAAAAATTATTTAATACATTTGCACCTAATAAAGATGACAGAAGATTTCAGCATTCTGATAGTGATATGGCACATCTTATGCCCATTTTATATCGATTAGGTGTCAATGCTGTAAACTTTGGACCTAATATACATCCTTTAGAGATAAGAAGAACTATGCCAAATGCAAGGATACATGGACAGATACCACCTTTTGTATTAAGAAATGGCACAAGAGAGGAAATAATTGATATTGTAAAAAGAGATATGGAAGTAGCATTAATTGATGGGAATTTCATAGCCACAACAGCAGGATCTGTTGCAGCAGGAACTCCAATGGAGAATATAAAAACCTTTATAAAAGCAGTTTATGAATTTGGAAAGATAGCTTAGTCAATTTTTGGAGGAATGATTATGGATAAAGAAATGGTATTAAAAAAGATACATGAAAATGGATTGGTAGTAGTTGTAAGAGCTGATTCAAAAGAAAAGGCACTAAAAATTGTAGAGGCATGCAAAAATGGTGGAGCAGGAGCAATAGAAATAACATTTACTGTTCCACATGCTGAGGAGATAATAAGGCATCTTACTGAAAAATATAGTGACCAAGAAATACTTATCGGTGCTGGTACAGTCCTTGATGCTGAAACAGCAAGGATAGCAATAATGCATGGTGCAAAATATGTAGTAAGTCCTTATCTTAATCAGGAATTGGTTAAAATGTGTAATAGATATAAAGTAGCATGTATGCCTGGTGCAATGACAATGAAGGAAGTAGTAGAATCGTTAGAAGCAGGAGCAGATGTTGTTAAAATCTTTCCTGCAGAGTTTTTTGGGCCAAGAATTATAGAAGCATTTAGAGGTCCATTACCTCAGGCAAAGTTAATGCCAACAGGCGGGGTTGATTTAAATAATGTTGAAGATTGGATAAAGGCTAAAGCTTTTGCTGTAGGAGTTGGAAGTGTTATAACTAAATATGCTTCAAAAGATGATTATCAAGCCATAAGCGATATATGTAAGCAATTTATTGAAAAAATCAACAATGCAAAGAGGAGCTGTAATTATGTTTGATGTTGTTGCATTTGGAGAGATGCTCTTAAGACTTTCTCCACCAGGTTACCAAAAGATTATTCAAGCCAATACACTTGAAATGAATTTTGGTGGAGCAGAGGCAAATGTAGCTATTGCACTTTCAAATTTGGGAATTAAGACAGCATATTTTACAATTGTTCCTGATAATGCTTTAGGACAGGCTGCAATAAACCATTTAAGAAAGTTTGGTGTGAATACTGATTATATAAAAAAGAAAGGAAAAAGGCTTGGGTTATATTTCCTTGAAAAAGGCGTAGGTCAGAGAGCTTCTTCTGTGATATATGATAGAGCTGATTCAGCTATATATAGCTTACAAAAATCTGACTTTAATTTAGATGAAATATTAAGTAATACAAAGATATTATTCTTTAGCGGTATTACCGCAGCATTATCTGAAAATATATTAGAATATATTATTGATATATGTAAAACAGCTAAAAAACATAATGTAAAAATAGCTTTTGATATAAATCATAGAACAAAGCTATGGGATTATGAAAAAGCAAATGAAAGGATAAGTAAGTTTATTGAATATATTGATATATTAATAACTAATGAAGAACATGTGAGAAAAGTATTTAAAATTGCAATAAATGAAGAGTATGTTAACGGTATTGACTTAACAGAAGATGGACAGATGCAGCTATATGAAAAGATTGAAAAGAAGTTTCCAAACCTTGAAAAAATTATTTTAGCTGCTCGAAGGAGTTTATCTGCCTCAAAGAATATTTTCTATGCGTATACAAAAGAAGATAATGAATTTATATTCTCCTCCAAAAGAAATGTTGAAATAATTGATAGGGTTGGAGGCGGAGATGCTTTTACAGCAGGCATTTTGTATGGGCTTCTTAATGGATATAATACTAAACATACATTAGAATTTGCTACTGCAATGTGTTTACTAAAGCATACCCTTGAAGGTGATGCAACAGTAGTAAGCTTAGAGGATATTAAAAATGTTATCCTTTTAGATGGTGAAGCAATGATGCAAAGATAAAAAAATAAGGCTATCTCTATATTTTTAGGGATAGCCTTATTTGTACCAAAAATATTAATTATTGCTTTTTCTAAGAATACCTATAACTTTACCAACTATTCTAATTTGTTCTTCTTTTATAGGTATTGGTTCATATTTACTATTTTCAGGAATTAACAATATAGTATTTCCCATTTTGCAAAATCTTTTTAAAGTAATTTCTCCATCAAGTGATGCAATTATTACATCTCTATTTTCGGCATAATTTCGTTTTTCTACAATAGCAATATCACCGTTATTTATGTTAGCATCAATCATACTGTCACCTTTAACTTTAATAGCAAAGTATTTATCTGGATTTTTAATTATATTACCTGGTATATAAATTTGGTCAATAACTTCATCTGATACCTCAATTGGATATCCTGCAGCAACCTTTTCATAGAGATTTATTTTAACCTGTTGTGAGGCATCTATGGTTATATATTGCCCATTTTGTTCTATGTCCATATTCTCACTATCATTTAGTTTTCTAAATTTAAATTTATTTGAATTTCTAAAGTCAATTATTTCATATTCGTCAATATGAGAAGGTAGCATTGAAATATCAAATGTTGGGAAATCATCAACAATGTTATAAGCACTATCCAAAATCAAAATATTATTACCATCTGTTATAACTCCAAATGAACATTTGTCTATAACACTCATATAGCTTTTTAATTGCTCTGTTCCTTGTTCAATTCCTGATAGATATGGTTTTACCTCAAAGATTATGAAAGGTATCTTCTTTTTGCTTTTGTCATATCTAAAAATAATAATATCAATAAATCCAGTTTTAGAAAAAAGTTTAACTTTATATTCAATATCAATAAGTTCAGTAGGATACCTATAAACATCAACTAATTGCTTTATTAACCATTGCCGGACCTCTTCTTCACGGGAATATATATCCTTCAACTTATCGACAAATTTATAATCATCCATTTGGAGTTTATAAAATCTTTTTAAACTGCAACCAGAATCAATACGAAGGTAATTATTGTTTAGTTCAAACAAAAATTTTGATGGCTTTTTGCTTGACGTTAGATACAAAAGCTCATTAGCTCTTGTCATACCAACATATAGAAGTTTTCTATCAGTAGTTTCTTGTATCTTTGCATCTTCGTTATCTTCATAATTAATATAAGGTATTATATTTGCATTTAAACCAGCAATGAATACAACTTTAAATTCAAGTCCTTTTATTGAATGCATTGTAACAATTCTCACAGCATCATATTCAAAATCATTATCATTTGAATTTAAAAAGATTGTTTTAAGACCTTTTATATTTAAGTAGTTATTTAGGTATTCTAAATATTTTTTATTCTTTGCAATAATTACAATATCTTTTAATTGAAATTCTAATGATAATTTTTGAACAATCTCATTATATATGAAATTTGCTTCCTGTTCTTCATTAAGAAAAATTTTATGAACAGGTATATGCCCTTGCTTATCAATTAATGAAGGTTTTACAAAATTTTCATCTTCAATTATTTCTGGAGTCTTTTCTATTAAACTATAAGCAAGGTTAGCAATCTGAACAGTTGTCCTATAATTTTTGGATAGTGTATAACTTTTGCCTGTCATATCAAATCCAATGCTTGTGAAGCTTCTACCTTTAACAAGCCATGAAT
It encodes the following:
- a CDS encoding glycoside hydrolase family 52 protein yields the protein MNLMSDALCVLGSRIGIAIEPTNNKSYLIRHGLHPGIPMNLNIGVNVDGKVLTFPLGSSETKFEFFDQDIYMTRISLKAIDAETGLKFNLSFRIPFKPQDLKFSTVPLFLIELEVEKLRRSFRWKPSKYEEVEGKMFITFDENAFNISQKNDYLTMSYKSYLAKEENYINAQDRVFVLESEPKVLSNGFEKEFKLKMGDKSQKVVIAWASFDPAVLTVLNEKSEFYYKKHFNSIDDIQLWAKENYTEILKQDELIDNKFRNENIKPTLSKLLAYTLHSYLINTWLVVTPKGQDWFTVWEGSCYFHSTVDVEHTQFPFYLYMWPELLEMELNEWVYFGKDGQIALGESGKDTLFLSHDMGVHCNCSGQAYPHDMEVEENCNYILLAFMHWKKTGNDSVIKNHTDFIIKLLDFILKCDIDDDGICEIGCTNTIDDASPAIQFAKKQVYLSVKAACAVYAGYMILDYLGIDAQKYLEFSKKAIQKVENEGWLNDHYVVTLQPETEGIVNPWTKEVLKGKVPGWDAYHIYTMNGLAIFDLLGIDFEMDNQKLKIDAINGWKNTLGKYGCRHSSFVRWEQDEIPLTLEGLASTSDKNGWISMNMLRDITALKRGLDLTDNLERYWDWQLTTNTQGIYMFFETFNGNNLNFYPRGIAAFGYLYFLNK
- a CDS encoding mannitol dehydrogenase family protein — protein: MLILNRENIEKNKAKWQEKGFKLPEFDYKAMQEYSIKNPEWVHFGAGNIFRGFVAMLQQSLLEQGKSNSGIIAAESFDYEIIEKIYKPYDNLSILVIANSDGKLEKSIVSSISESLVADIENSSYWNRLIEIFKKPSLKIVSFTITEKGYNLYNIDGEFLPIVSWDITNGPSSVKTAMGKVAALLYERYKSGEFPISLLSLDNCSHNGQKLYTAVSTIVKEWVDKGFVESGFYDYISNPQKVSFPWSMIDKIVPRPSEQVKQNLINDGIGNMDIICTNKNTYIAPFINAEKAQYLVIEDTFANGRPPLELAGVYFTDRETVENVERMKVQTCLNPLHTALAIFGCLLGYKLIADEMKDKSLKGLIEKIGYEEGMRTCVDPKIISPLAFVKEVIEERLPNPFIPDTPQRIATDTSQKMPIRFGETIKAYCIREDLNVADLEYIPLVIAGWCRYLMGLDDNWNEFQLSSDPLLDELKKYISKIEIGNIKSIKDNLKPILSNPQLFGVNLYEVGLGSKVEKYFKEMISEIGSVRKTLDKYINI
- the uxuA gene encoding mannonate dehydratase, yielding MSFKMVFRWFGENHDSVKLEQIRQIPGIHGVVGALFDIPVGEVWPEKDIFELKEKIKSHGLSFEVIESVNIHEDIKLGLPSRERYIENYRETIKNLSKAGIKVICYNFMPVFDWTRTELAYKLEDKSETMRYDHNIIKNLKPEDLVKTVNSTSGGFTLPGWEKDRLKELEPVMKQYQDMTEEKLFSNLVYFLEAIMPTCEQYDVKMAIHPDDPPWSVFNLPRIIKNFDDLKRLTETVDSPYNGITLCTGSLGANKENNIPEIIRYFGSRKRIHFAHVRNLKFTGDRVFHETSHLSSDGSFDMFEIMKALYDVSFDGYIRPDHGRMIWGEKARPGYGLYDRALGIAYLNGLWEAIDKMNLRYR
- a CDS encoding uroporphyrinogen decarboxylase family protein — its product is MEAQEDNFNYIEFWQENEWCLKNFDKKTRIPITLNFDDHFLQELVGPFSTIEYYNNHQYKIDIHKKANEILYENLGKRFYSEETDIEPYPVRFEILMGANYKITEGSTPWFESEVENIDDVKRLIERYHKFDLKNEIFKDNLLQRKEEYEKKTNKKVSWGHFTRGPATLATSIIGTTNLCIFMMEEEDVINEFYEIMGEKLVEYLKLIREASGNFSNSIALLDDDCFLFSPSLYDKFCAPVLEKLFNTFAPNKDDRRFQHSDSDMAHLMPILYRLGVNAVNFGPNIHPLEIRRTMPNARIHGQIPPFVLRNGTREEIIDIVKRDMEVALIDGNFIATTAGSVAAGTPMENIKTFIKAVYEFGKIA
- a CDS encoding bifunctional 2-keto-4-hydroxyglutarate aldolase/2-keto-3-deoxy-6-phosphogluconate aldolase — translated: MDKEMVLKKIHENGLVVVVRADSKEKALKIVEACKNGGAGAIEITFTVPHAEEIIRHLTEKYSDQEILIGAGTVLDAETARIAIMHGAKYVVSPYLNQELVKMCNRYKVACMPGAMTMKEVVESLEAGADVVKIFPAEFFGPRIIEAFRGPLPQAKLMPTGGVDLNNVEDWIKAKAFAVGVGSVITKYASKDDYQAISDICKQFIEKINNAKRSCNYV
- a CDS encoding sugar kinase; translation: MFDVVAFGEMLLRLSPPGYQKIIQANTLEMNFGGAEANVAIALSNLGIKTAYFTIVPDNALGQAAINHLRKFGVNTDYIKKKGKRLGLYFLEKGVGQRASSVIYDRADSAIYSLQKSDFNLDEILSNTKILFFSGITAALSENILEYIIDICKTAKKHNVKIAFDINHRTKLWDYEKANERISKFIEYIDILITNEEHVRKVFKIAINEEYVNGIDLTEDGQMQLYEKIEKKFPNLEKIILAARRSLSASKNIFYAYTKEDNEFIFSSKRNVEIIDRVGGGDAFTAGILYGLLNGYNTKHTLEFATAMCLLKHTLEGDATVVSLEDIKNVILLDGEAMMQR
- the lexA gene encoding transcriptional repressor LexA; this encodes MYLNIEQKKLVNLKPNGHILVKGVAGSGKTTIAIHRVPYLLANYCFSEDDKILLVTYNKTLVKYLRYLYNKLEDSSISFDTLTNDYKDKVFITSIDSIIFSYFSEYKIQNNCNLELINNNSIKYDVLNQAVTKLKNKYPNISYIDVQYLNFLIDEIEWIKSCNIRELTEYQNADRIGRASNINKDTPQKIQKNSETRKAIFELMQLYTYMLNEKGLLDFKDMALIVYEYLKNKENELNKFTHIIIDESQDLTKVQLDIIKLLYNQNKNYSSIMFVADTAQNIYSHSWLVKGRSFTSIGFDMTGKSYTLSKNYRTTVQIANLAYSLIEKTPEIIEDENFVKPSLIDKQGHIPVHKIFLNEEQEANFIYNEIVQKLSLEFQLKDIVIIAKNKKYLEYLNNYLNIKGLKTIFLNSNDNDFEYDAVRIVTMHSIKGLEFKVVFIAGLNANIIPYINYEDNEDAKIQETTDRKLLYVGMTRANELLYLTSSKKPSKFLFELNNNYLRIDSGCSLKRFYKLQMDDYKFVDKLKDIYSREEEVRQWLIKQLVDVYRYPTELIDIEYKVKLFSKTGFIDIIIFRYDKSKKKIPFIIFEVKPYLSGIEQGTEQLKSYMSVIDKCSFGVITDGNNILILDSAYNIVDDFPTFDISMLPSHIDEYEIIDFRNSNKFKFRKLNDSENMDIEQNGQYITIDASQQVKINLYEKVAAGYPIEVSDEVIDQIYIPGNIIKNPDKYFAIKVKGDSMIDANINNGDIAIVEKRNYAENRDVIIASLDGEITLKRFCKMGNTILLIPENSKYEPIPIKEEQIRIVGKVIGILRKSNN